The following proteins come from a genomic window of Streptomyces sp. GS7:
- a CDS encoding ribosome-inactivating family protein — translation MTRGTEHGSRRRRLISATVVVSVLAGTLGAGSAVAQNSPEARPHARSQAQAQPQSRAVGSDEEYANLYTHLVGNVRSATLGDEAARRPGSGHLIRNPDPGAFQSINIGRLAERGDVGGGAVRGLFRRSDNYLLGFYVQHGNREIVYTFTEDGNDMVSGDVYPQAQRSRFPFPVTYRDLPTIQVGRGHLRDAVRQLFDNDPGTSNHHLRDGVETLAVALAEGARFQVIPGLIAQHIRGGQDWTVNRHADEIQNWGQRSGVVVDAHRADPSGNNGSVWQQQRSYSWNGTNVMLTDLDLARRLYLIKPPPKR, via the coding sequence ATGACGCGAGGAACCGAACACGGGTCGCGGCGGCGGCGGTTGATCAGTGCGACGGTCGTGGTTTCCGTGCTGGCGGGCACACTCGGTGCGGGCAGCGCGGTCGCCCAGAACAGCCCGGAGGCCCGGCCACATGCCCGGTCGCAGGCGCAGGCCCAGCCGCAGTCGAGGGCGGTGGGAAGCGACGAGGAGTACGCCAACCTCTACACGCACCTGGTCGGGAACGTCCGCAGCGCGACGCTGGGGGACGAGGCCGCCAGGCGGCCCGGGTCCGGCCATCTGATCCGGAACCCCGACCCCGGAGCCTTCCAGTCGATCAACATCGGACGGCTCGCCGAGCGCGGCGACGTCGGGGGCGGCGCGGTCCGAGGACTCTTCCGCCGGTCCGACAACTATCTGCTGGGCTTCTACGTGCAGCACGGGAACCGCGAGATCGTCTACACGTTCACCGAGGACGGCAACGACATGGTCTCGGGAGATGTGTACCCACAAGCGCAGAGGTCGCGTTTCCCCTTCCCCGTCACCTATCGCGACCTCCCCACCATCCAAGTCGGCCGGGGCCACCTGAGGGACGCCGTACGCCAGCTGTTCGACAACGACCCCGGCACGAGCAACCACCATCTGCGGGACGGTGTCGAGACGCTGGCCGTGGCCCTGGCCGAAGGGGCGCGGTTCCAGGTGATCCCCGGGCTGATCGCCCAGCACATCCGGGGCGGTCAGGACTGGACCGTGAACCGCCACGCGGACGAGATCCAGAACTGGGGCCAGCGGTCCGGGGTCGTCGTGGACGCGCACCGGGCCGACCCGAGTGGCAACAACGGCTCCGTGTGGCAGCAGCAGCGCTCGTACAGCTGGAACGGCACCAACGTGATGCTGACCGATCTGGACCTGGCCCGCCGGCTGTACCTGATCAAGCCGCCGCCGAAGCGCTGA
- a CDS encoding medium chain dehydrogenase/reductase family protein, translating to MGSEHLVQVVLPGIVAPEGLEIREAVVPDAGRGQIVIAMEATGVSFAEQQMRRGRYYDQPPFPFVPGYDLVGRVLATGEGVDPGLAGRRVAALVKVGGWASHVVLDAKDAVQVPDGLTAAEAETVVVNGITAWQMMHRKARVRAGQTILVHGASGGVGSVLVQLARTAGVKVIGTASARHHDALRELGVIPVDYRAGDVPGQVRELAPSGVDAVFDHVGGRSVTDSWHLLAPGGTLVSYGSASTRDDTGSKQWPVLKILARVSLWNTLPNGRRAYFYNIWAGRSLSKDRFRARLRADLTEVFAAVRRGDVTARIAAQLPLTRAAEALRLAESGTVTGKVVLTP from the coding sequence ATGGGCAGCGAACACCTCGTCCAGGTCGTTCTGCCGGGCATCGTGGCCCCGGAAGGTCTGGAGATCCGCGAAGCAGTCGTGCCGGATGCCGGGCGGGGACAGATCGTGATCGCCATGGAGGCGACCGGCGTGTCGTTCGCCGAGCAGCAGATGCGTCGCGGGCGGTACTACGACCAGCCGCCGTTCCCGTTCGTGCCCGGCTACGACCTGGTGGGTCGGGTGCTGGCGACCGGCGAGGGTGTCGATCCGGGCCTGGCCGGTCGGCGGGTGGCCGCCCTGGTGAAGGTCGGTGGGTGGGCCAGCCATGTGGTGCTCGACGCCAAGGACGCGGTCCAGGTCCCGGACGGCCTCACGGCGGCGGAGGCCGAGACCGTGGTGGTCAATGGCATCACCGCCTGGCAGATGATGCACCGCAAGGCCCGGGTGCGCGCCGGACAGACGATCCTGGTGCACGGCGCCAGCGGCGGTGTGGGCTCCGTCCTGGTCCAACTCGCCCGCACGGCGGGCGTGAAGGTGATCGGCACGGCCTCCGCCCGGCACCACGACGCCCTGCGGGAGTTGGGCGTCATCCCGGTCGACTACCGCGCCGGCGACGTGCCCGGCCAGGTCAGGGAGCTGGCGCCCAGTGGGGTCGACGCCGTCTTCGACCACGTCGGCGGCCGAAGTGTCACCGACTCCTGGCACCTGCTCGCCCCCGGCGGCACCCTCGTCTCCTACGGCAGTGCCTCCACCCGCGACGACACCGGCTCCAAGCAGTGGCCCGTGCTGAAGATCCTCGCCCGCGTCTCGCTGTGGAACACCCTGCCCAACGGCCGCCGCGCCTACTTCTACAACATCTGGGCCGGCCGGTCCCTGAGCAAGGACCGCTTCCGCGCCCGGCTGCGAGCCGACCTCACCGAGGTATTCGCCGCCGTCCGCCGCGGCGACGTCACCGCCCGCATCGCCGCCCAACTGCCGCTCACCAGGGCCGCCGAGGCGCTGCGCCTGGCGGAGTCCGGCACCGTCACCGGCAAGGTCGTCCTGACCCCCTGA
- a CDS encoding carotenoid oxygenase family protein produces MTGKPYLTGHYTPAVDETTATRLTVEGTLPPELTGRLIRNSHNPKPGVTPTHWFKGSGMVHGIRLRDGHAEWYRNRWVRTPALDGAPYTTETGPDLTASTAGTHVIEHAGRLLALSEASLPFELTPDLDTVGAYNFNGRLRSAMTAHPKTDPVTGELHFFGSSPVPPFLMYYVADAKGEITHSAAIPGATASLKHDFAITRHHVVFVEGSVTFDPTQHSGIPYGWSDDQPARIGVMPRSPQGAGKIRWFPIAPGNMLHTANAYEDAQGRIVLEGPTVDREGFHLSWNWWVGAPGRGTEPNALSCTRRWTIDLVAGTVDERTVDDLTVEFPTLNDEFIGAEHRYQYAVSFPDHHGFGGYGIVKYDRLTGDRRVHEVGDARLPSEAVFVPAAAAANEDDGYLLTVISDLKQDASRLLVLDASRLDLIATVRLPRRVTAGIHGSWIPDAALDGNQN; encoded by the coding sequence ATGACCGGCAAGCCGTACCTGACCGGCCACTACACGCCCGCCGTCGACGAGACCACCGCCACCCGGCTCACCGTCGAGGGCACACTGCCCCCGGAGTTGACCGGTCGGCTGATCCGCAACAGCCACAATCCCAAGCCCGGCGTCACCCCCACCCACTGGTTCAAGGGCAGCGGCATGGTCCACGGCATCCGCCTGCGTGACGGCCACGCCGAGTGGTACCGCAACCGCTGGGTCCGGACCCCCGCCCTCGACGGCGCCCCCTACACGACCGAGACCGGCCCCGACCTGACCGCCAGCACGGCCGGCACCCATGTCATCGAACACGCCGGCCGCCTGCTCGCCCTGTCCGAGGCCAGCTTGCCCTTCGAGCTCACCCCGGACCTGGACACCGTCGGCGCCTACAACTTCAACGGCCGGCTGCGCAGCGCGATGACCGCGCACCCGAAGACCGACCCCGTCACCGGGGAACTGCACTTCTTCGGCTCCTCTCCCGTCCCGCCCTTCCTGATGTACTACGTGGCCGACGCGAAGGGGGAGATCACCCACAGTGCCGCAATCCCGGGCGCCACCGCTTCCCTCAAGCACGACTTCGCGATCACCCGGCACCACGTGGTCTTCGTCGAGGGCTCGGTGACCTTCGACCCGACCCAGCACTCGGGCATCCCCTACGGCTGGAGCGACGACCAGCCCGCCCGCATCGGCGTCATGCCGCGCAGCCCGCAGGGCGCCGGCAAGATCCGCTGGTTCCCCATCGCGCCCGGCAACATGCTGCACACCGCCAACGCCTACGAGGACGCCCAGGGCCGCATCGTCCTGGAGGGCCCCACCGTCGACCGCGAGGGCTTCCACCTCTCGTGGAACTGGTGGGTCGGCGCCCCCGGCCGCGGCACCGAGCCGAACGCCCTTTCCTGCACCCGTCGTTGGACGATCGACCTGGTCGCCGGAACCGTCGACGAGCGGACCGTCGACGACCTCACTGTCGAGTTCCCCACCCTCAACGACGAGTTCATCGGCGCCGAGCACCGCTACCAGTACGCCGTGTCCTTCCCCGACCACCACGGCTTCGGCGGCTACGGCATCGTCAAGTACGACCGTTTGACGGGCGACCGGCGCGTCCACGAGGTCGGAGACGCCCGGCTGCCCAGCGAGGCCGTCTTCGTCCCGGCCGCCGCTGCTGCCAACGAGGACGACGGCTACCTGCTCACGGTCATCTCCGACCTCAAGCAGGACGCCTCCCGGCTTCTCGTCCTCGATGCCTCCCGCCTCGACCTCATCGCCACCGTCCGCCTGCCCCGCCGGGTCACCGCCGGCATCCACGGCTCCTGGATCCCCGACGCCGCCCTCGACGGCAACCAGAACTGA
- a CDS encoding IS5 family transposase, producing the protein MVQRRPWEVEDGLWERIAGLLPVIERRVRYPGRKRLDDRRVLSGILFVLYTGIPWEFLPQELGYGSGSTCWRRLRDWHQAGVWQALHELLLAELRAAGLLDFSRAAVDGSHLRAMKGGAKTGPSPVDRGKAGSKHHVITEAHGIPLAATLTGGNRHDVTQLMPLVHAIPAVKGKRGRPRKRPGALFADRAYDSDTYRRELREVGIRPLIARRGTQHGSGLGIHRWVAEAAFALLHWFRRLRIRWEIREDLHEAFLILGCSIICWRRLKTSFC; encoded by the coding sequence ATGGTGCAGCGGAGGCCGTGGGAAGTCGAGGACGGGTTGTGGGAGCGGATTGCCGGGCTGCTGCCGGTGATTGAGCGCCGCGTGAGGTATCCGGGTCGCAAACGGCTCGATGACCGGCGGGTGCTGAGCGGGATCCTGTTCGTGCTGTACACCGGCATCCCTTGGGAGTTCCTGCCCCAGGAGCTGGGATATGGCTCGGGCAGCACGTGCTGGCGCAGGCTGCGCGACTGGCATCAGGCCGGGGTGTGGCAGGCTCTTCATGAGCTGCTGCTGGCCGAGCTACGTGCGGCCGGGCTGCTGGACTTCTCCCGGGCCGCGGTCGACGGCTCCCATCTGCGGGCGATGAAGGGCGGCGCGAAGACCGGGCCCTCACCGGTGGATCGGGGAAAGGCAGGCAGCAAGCACCACGTGATCACCGAAGCGCACGGCATCCCGCTGGCGGCCACGCTCACAGGCGGAAACCGCCACGACGTCACCCAGCTCATGCCGCTGGTCCACGCCATACCGGCCGTCAAAGGCAAGCGGGGGCGCCCCCGAAAGCGCCCCGGCGCTCTGTTCGCCGACCGCGCCTACGACTCCGACACCTACCGCCGCGAACTGCGCGAGGTGGGCATCCGCCCCCTCATCGCCCGCCGCGGCACCCAGCACGGCTCCGGTCTGGGCATCCACCGATGGGTCGCCGAAGCAGCCTTCGCCCTCCTGCACTGGTTCCGGCGCCTGCGCATCCGCTGGGAGATCAGGGAAGACCTCCACGAAGCTTTCCTCATCCTCGGCTGCAGCATCATCTGCTGGCGACGCCTGAAAACCTCATTTTGCTAG
- a CDS encoding cytochrome P450 — protein MTPTDPAAPQTCPVAAGTAPATDSTDPLVVDLPLRRPGVPFPPPHYADYRNHEGLVLSHLPDGRRVWLVTRHEDVRTVLTSPEISSNPAHEGFPNIGTTGGVPTQDQIPGWFVGMDSPEHDRFRKALIPEFTVRRVRAMRPAIERTVDAQLDAMLAAGDTADLVADFALPIPSLVISSLLGVPPADREFFESRTRVLVSLRTATDDDRMAATKDLLRYISRLVDIKQKWGGDDLITRLLATGSIAPHELSGVLMLLLIAGHETTANNIALGVVTLLTNPQWIGDDRAVEETLRFHSVADIVSLRVAVEDVEIAGQLIKAGEGIIPLVAAANHDEDVFACPHAFDPSRSARSHVAFGYGVHQCLGQNLVRVEMEVAYRKLFERIPNLQLDVPLDRLGIKYDGVLYGLHQLPVRW, from the coding sequence ATGACGCCCACAGACCCGGCCGCGCCGCAGACCTGCCCGGTCGCGGCGGGGACAGCCCCGGCCACGGACTCGACCGATCCGCTGGTCGTCGACCTGCCGCTGCGCCGGCCCGGCGTGCCGTTCCCGCCGCCCCACTACGCCGACTACCGCAACCACGAGGGACTGGTCCTCTCGCACCTGCCCGACGGCAGGCGGGTGTGGCTGGTCACCCGGCACGAGGACGTACGCACCGTACTGACCAGCCCCGAGATCAGCTCCAACCCCGCGCACGAGGGCTTCCCCAACATCGGCACGACCGGCGGAGTGCCCACACAGGACCAGATCCCGGGCTGGTTCGTGGGGATGGACTCCCCCGAGCACGACCGGTTCCGCAAGGCCCTCATCCCGGAGTTCACCGTGCGGCGGGTGCGCGCGATGCGGCCCGCGATCGAGCGCACGGTGGACGCGCAACTGGACGCCATGCTGGCCGCGGGCGACACCGCCGACCTCGTCGCCGACTTCGCACTGCCCATCCCCTCCCTGGTGATCTCCTCGCTGCTCGGTGTGCCGCCCGCCGACCGCGAGTTCTTCGAGTCGCGGACCCGCGTGCTGGTCTCCCTCCGCACCGCGACCGACGACGACCGGATGGCCGCCACCAAGGACCTCCTGCGTTACATCAGCCGACTGGTGGACATCAAGCAGAAGTGGGGCGGCGACGACCTCATCACGCGGCTGCTGGCCACCGGCTCGATCGCGCCCCACGAGCTGTCCGGCGTGCTGATGCTGCTGCTCATCGCCGGCCACGAGACGACCGCCAACAACATCGCGCTCGGCGTGGTCACGCTCCTGACGAACCCGCAGTGGATCGGTGACGACCGGGCCGTGGAGGAGACGCTGCGCTTCCACTCCGTCGCCGACATCGTGTCCCTGCGGGTGGCAGTCGAGGACGTGGAGATCGCCGGGCAGCTCATCAAGGCGGGCGAGGGCATCATTCCCCTGGTCGCCGCGGCCAACCACGACGAGGACGTCTTCGCCTGCCCCCACGCGTTCGACCCGTCGCGGTCCGCCCGCTCGCACGTGGCGTTCGGGTACGGCGTGCACCAGTGTCTGGGGCAGAACCTGGTGCGGGTCGAGATGGAGGTCGCCTACCGGAAGCTCTTCGAGCGCATCCCGAACCTCCAACTCGACGTGCCCCTCGACAGGTTGGGCATCAAGTACGACGGCGTGCTCTACGGGCTGCACCAGCTGCCCGTCCGCTGGTAG
- a CDS encoding GMC oxidoreductase — protein sequence MAALSGAAVAGMTTISAAPRAAADERGPRADSGSFVPAVVIGTGYGAAVSALRLGEAGVPTLMLEMGQLWNKPADDGNIFCGMLKPDRRSSWFKHRTEAPLGSFLWLDVINRDIDPYAGVLDKVHFDQMSVYVGRGVGGGSLVNGGMAVVPKRSYFEEVLPRVDVAEMYDRYFPRANAMLKVNHIDKGWFEETEWYKFARVSREQAVKAGLGTTFVPNVYDFDHMRREAAGEAPKSALAGEVIYGNNHGKQSLDKTYLAAALGTGKVTIETLHQVKAIRQQPDGNYVLSVDQIDADGKTVAHKEIACRHLFLGAGSLGSTELLVRARDTGTLPDLNAEVGAGWGPNGNIMTGRANHVWNPTGAHQSSIPALGIDDWDNPAAPVFAEIAPMPAGIETWVSLYLAITKNPERGTFVYDKASDRAVLRWTRDQNTPAVNAAKSLFDRINSANTTMYRYDLFGPQLKNFADDFCYHPLGGCVLGKATDLYGRVAGYRNLYVTDGALVPGSIGVNPFVTITALAERNIEQIIAKDVKTAR from the coding sequence ATGGCCGCCCTCAGCGGCGCCGCCGTCGCCGGAATGACCACGATTTCCGCCGCCCCGCGTGCGGCCGCCGACGAGCGCGGTCCGCGGGCCGACAGCGGCTCGTTCGTACCGGCCGTGGTGATCGGTACGGGTTACGGCGCCGCGGTGTCCGCGCTGCGGCTCGGCGAGGCCGGCGTTCCCACGCTCATGCTCGAGATGGGCCAGCTGTGGAACAAACCCGCCGACGACGGCAACATCTTCTGCGGCATGCTCAAGCCCGACCGCCGCTCCAGTTGGTTCAAGCACCGCACCGAGGCCCCGCTGGGGTCGTTCCTGTGGCTGGACGTGATCAACCGGGACATCGACCCGTACGCGGGCGTGCTGGACAAGGTGCACTTCGACCAGATGTCGGTGTACGTGGGGCGCGGGGTGGGCGGCGGCTCGCTGGTCAACGGCGGCATGGCCGTGGTGCCGAAGCGCTCGTACTTCGAGGAGGTCCTCCCGCGGGTGGATGTCGCCGAGATGTACGACCGGTACTTCCCGCGCGCCAACGCCATGCTCAAGGTGAACCACATCGACAAGGGCTGGTTCGAGGAGACGGAGTGGTACAAGTTCGCGCGGGTCTCGCGCGAACAGGCGGTCAAGGCGGGCCTGGGCACCACCTTCGTCCCCAACGTCTACGACTTCGACCACATGCGGCGCGAGGCGGCCGGTGAGGCGCCCAAGTCGGCACTGGCGGGCGAGGTCATCTACGGCAACAACCACGGCAAGCAGAGCCTGGACAAGACCTACTTGGCCGCTGCGCTCGGCACCGGCAAGGTCACCATCGAGACCCTGCACCAGGTCAAGGCGATCCGTCAGCAGCCGGACGGCAACTACGTGCTGTCCGTGGACCAGATCGACGCCGACGGCAAGACCGTGGCCCACAAGGAGATCGCCTGCCGCCACCTGTTCCTCGGCGCCGGCAGCCTCGGCTCCACCGAGCTGCTGGTGCGCGCCCGGGACACCGGCACACTGCCCGACCTCAACGCCGAGGTCGGCGCGGGCTGGGGTCCCAACGGCAACATCATGACCGGCCGGGCCAACCATGTCTGGAACCCCACCGGGGCCCACCAGTCGTCGATCCCCGCGCTGGGCATCGACGACTGGGACAACCCCGCCGCCCCGGTCTTCGCGGAGATCGCGCCGATGCCGGCCGGCATCGAGACCTGGGTCAGCCTCTACCTGGCGATCACCAAGAACCCCGAGCGCGGCACCTTCGTCTACGACAAGGCAAGCGACCGGGCCGTGCTGCGCTGGACCCGGGATCAGAACACGCCCGCCGTCAACGCCGCGAAGTCGCTCTTCGACCGGATCAACTCGGCCAACACGACGATGTACCGCTACGACCTGTTCGGGCCGCAGCTGAAGAACTTCGCCGACGACTTCTGCTACCACCCGCTCGGCGGCTGCGTCCTGGGCAAGGCCACCGACCTCTACGGCCGGGTCGCGGGCTACCGCAACCTCTACGTCACGGACGGCGCGCTCGTACCGGGCTCCATCGGGGTCAACCCCTTCGTGACCATCACGGCGCTGGCCGAGCGGAACATCGAGCAGATCATCGCGAAGGACGTCAAGACCGCGCGCTAG
- a CDS encoding TetR/AcrR family transcriptional regulator encodes MIEPDTSTPRERYRAQVREEIKQHAWAQIAAAGASALSLNAIAKQMGVSGPALYRYFANRDELITELVKDAYRSLADTFRTRAEVGADLGALAHALRQWALDDPQRYFLVYGTPVPGYQAPEETRRIASEIMAVLLDACTAAQPPDTPQSPLDPHLAEGRTWAGEHPAPPAALRRALTFWTRLHGELSLELAGHFTGMGFDPAQLYAAETQSLAGR; translated from the coding sequence GTGATCGAGCCGGACACGAGTACTCCGAGGGAGCGGTACCGCGCCCAGGTGCGGGAGGAAATCAAGCAGCACGCATGGGCGCAGATCGCCGCCGCCGGGGCCTCCGCCCTGTCCCTCAACGCCATCGCCAAGCAGATGGGCGTGAGCGGACCGGCCCTGTACCGGTACTTCGCCAACCGCGACGAGCTGATCACCGAACTCGTCAAGGACGCCTACCGCAGCCTGGCCGACACCTTCCGCACCCGCGCCGAGGTCGGCGCCGACCTCGGCGCCTTGGCACACGCCCTGCGCCAGTGGGCTCTGGACGACCCCCAGCGCTACTTCCTCGTCTACGGCACCCCCGTGCCCGGATACCAAGCGCCCGAAGAAACGAGGCGAATCGCCTCCGAGATCATGGCCGTCCTCCTCGACGCCTGCACCGCCGCGCAACCGCCCGACACGCCGCAGTCCCCGCTCGACCCGCACCTGGCCGAGGGCCGGACCTGGGCCGGAGAGCACCCGGCCCCCCCGGCAGCGCTCCGCCGCGCCCTCACCTTCTGGACCCGCCTTCACGGCGAGCTCTCCCTCGAACTCGCCGGCCACTTCACCGGCATGGGATTCGACCCCGCCCAGCTCTACGCCGCCGAAACGCAGTCCCTCGCGGGCCGTTGA
- a CDS encoding IS256 family transposase, producing the protein MNDNEIPAVEPVEDKLVDEVVQRLMDRVDASGAALLGEGGLLTEVTRAVLERALDAEMTDHLGYEKHDRAGRGSGNSRNGTSPKTVLTDAGAATLDVPRDRDGSFEPQPVPKHARRLAGFNEQILSLYARGMSVRDIRSHLAGMYGVEVSPDLISKVTDAVTDELDAWQSRPLDALWPIIYIDALWVKIRSRSVASRPVYLAVGVDMDGCKDVLGLWAGDEGEGATTWMTVLSELRNRGVEDVCIVACDGLKGLPDAVTATWPKATVQTCVIHLIRASLRFASKQHHAKLVTELKAIYTAPTEQAAEQALADFAAGELGQRYPAIVRTWQAAWSEFTPYLAFPPEIRKVVYSTNLIESINARLRKATRNRGHFPSEQAALKVLYLAVREQITPRARDVNHVAAHWKKALNRFSLFFENRLNTK; encoded by the coding sequence ATGAACGACAACGAGATCCCGGCTGTCGAGCCGGTCGAGGACAAGCTCGTGGATGAGGTCGTCCAGCGGCTGATGGACCGCGTCGACGCCTCTGGTGCTGCCCTGCTGGGTGAAGGCGGGCTGCTGACGGAGGTGACCCGGGCCGTGCTGGAGCGGGCCCTGGACGCGGAGATGACCGACCATCTCGGGTACGAGAAGCACGATCGGGCGGGCCGCGGCTCGGGCAACAGCCGCAACGGCACCTCGCCGAAGACGGTGCTGACCGACGCCGGGGCGGCCACGCTGGACGTTCCCAGGGACCGTGACGGGTCCTTCGAACCGCAGCCGGTACCCAAGCACGCCAGGCGGCTGGCAGGCTTCAACGAGCAGATCCTGTCGCTGTACGCACGCGGCATGTCGGTGCGCGACATCCGCTCGCACCTGGCCGGCATGTACGGCGTCGAGGTCTCACCGGACCTGATCAGCAAGGTCACCGACGCCGTCACCGACGAGCTCGACGCATGGCAGAGCAGACCGCTGGACGCCCTGTGGCCGATCATCTACATCGACGCACTGTGGGTGAAGATCCGCTCCAGATCCGTGGCCTCCCGGCCGGTCTACCTGGCCGTCGGCGTGGACATGGACGGCTGCAAGGACGTGCTCGGGCTGTGGGCCGGCGACGAGGGCGAAGGCGCCACGACCTGGATGACCGTGCTGTCCGAGCTCCGCAACCGCGGGGTCGAGGACGTGTGCATCGTCGCCTGTGACGGACTCAAGGGCCTGCCCGACGCGGTCACCGCAACCTGGCCCAAAGCCACCGTTCAGACGTGTGTGATCCACTTGATCCGTGCCTCGCTGAGGTTCGCCTCCAAGCAGCACCACGCAAAGCTGGTCACGGAGTTGAAGGCCATCTACACAGCGCCGACCGAGCAGGCCGCCGAGCAGGCCCTCGCCGACTTCGCCGCAGGCGAGCTGGGCCAGCGGTATCCGGCAATTGTCCGGACCTGGCAGGCTGCGTGGAGCGAATTCACGCCTTACCTCGCCTTCCCGCCGGAGATAAGGAAGGTCGTCTACTCGACGAACCTGATCGAGTCGATCAACGCACGGCTGCGGAAAGCCACCCGCAACCGCGGACACTTCCCCTCCGAGCAGGCCGCGTTGAAGGTGCTCTACCTCGCCGTCCGCGAGCAGATCACCCCCAGAGCGCGCGATGTCAACCACGTCGCGGCACACTGGAAGAAGGCACTCAACCGGTTCTCACTCTTCTTCGAGAACCGGCTCAACACCAAGTGA
- a CDS encoding DegT/DnrJ/EryC1/StrS family aminotransferase: MSFKYPVSRPALDGRELEYLTGAVEDGWISSQGPMVGRFERAFADYNGVAHGVSCSSGTAALTLALRALGIGPGDEVIVPEFTMVASAWAVTYTGATPVFVDCADDLNIDIALIEEKITPRTKAIMPVHIYGRRCDMDAIMDIAYQYNLRVVEDSAEAHGVRPVGDIACYSLFANKIITAGEGGICLTDDPRLAGQLAHLRAMAFTKDHSFLHKKVAYNFRMTAMQAAVALAQVERLEEILEARREIERRYDEGLAGVPGITLMPPRDVLWMYDLRAERREELREFLANESIETRLFFKPMSRQPMYLHPDWPSLKANTFAEDGLYLPTHTGLTAADQDFVIDRVRAFYGAG; encoded by the coding sequence ATGTCGTTCAAGTACCCCGTGTCCAGGCCCGCTCTGGACGGCAGAGAGCTGGAGTATCTGACCGGTGCCGTCGAGGACGGCTGGATTTCGTCCCAGGGCCCGATGGTCGGGCGGTTCGAGCGCGCCTTCGCGGACTACAACGGGGTCGCGCACGGCGTGTCCTGTTCGTCCGGGACGGCGGCGCTCACGCTGGCGCTGCGGGCGCTGGGCATCGGCCCCGGTGACGAGGTGATCGTTCCGGAGTTCACGATGGTCGCCTCGGCGTGGGCGGTCACCTACACCGGCGCCACCCCCGTCTTCGTCGACTGCGCGGACGACCTCAACATCGACATCGCCCTCATCGAGGAGAAGATCACCCCACGGACGAAGGCCATCATGCCCGTCCACATCTACGGCCGCCGCTGCGACATGGACGCGATCATGGACATCGCGTACCAGTACAACCTGCGGGTCGTGGAGGACAGCGCCGAGGCTCACGGCGTCCGTCCGGTCGGGGACATCGCCTGCTACTCGCTGTTCGCCAACAAGATCATCACGGCGGGCGAGGGCGGCATCTGCCTCACCGACGACCCCAGGCTGGCAGGGCAGTTGGCGCATCTGCGGGCCATGGCCTTCACCAAGGACCACAGTTTCCTGCACAAGAAGGTCGCCTACAACTTCCGCATGACGGCCATGCAGGCCGCCGTCGCCCTCGCCCAGGTCGAGCGGCTGGAGGAGATCCTCGAAGCGCGGCGGGAGATCGAGCGGCGCTATGACGAGGGGCTCGCCGGAGTTCCCGGTATCACGCTGATGCCGCCCAGGGACGTGCTGTGGATGTACGACCTGCGGGCCGAACGCCGGGAGGAACTGCGGGAGTTCCTGGCGAACGAGTCGATCGAGACCCGGCTGTTCTTCAAGCCGATGAGCCGGCAGCCCATGTACCTCCACCCCGACTGGCCCTCGCTCAAGGCGAACACGTTCGCCGAGGACGGCCTCTACCTTCCCACGCACACCGGACTGACCGCCGCCGACCAGGACTTCGTGATCGACCGGGTCCGCGCGTTCTACGGCGCCGGCTGA
- a CDS encoding ferredoxin: MRITVDPERCVGAGQCVLNAPRLFDQDEDGLVTLLAEPGADQESAGRLAAALCPSQAITVHEG; encoded by the coding sequence ATGCGTATCACCGTTGACCCCGAGCGCTGCGTGGGGGCGGGCCAGTGCGTGCTGAACGCGCCCCGCCTCTTCGACCAGGACGAGGACGGGCTCGTCACCCTCCTCGCCGAGCCCGGCGCCGACCAGGAGTCCGCGGGCCGATTGGCGGCCGCCCTGTGCCCGTCCCAGGCGATCACGGTGCACGAGGGCTGA
- a CDS encoding nuclear transport factor 2 family protein — translation MKLRSHRAMTAAICATTVSTALGTTGFAAQPADQHLPSIVAQWAAAWNGTDARTLGALFTADGTYTDHAVGVTFHGRQEIAGWKARADSVIDNVHVTVRATHRDGDHLTIEAVYSGHLKGAPKPFAVPMATLLDLDSRRHITGDQDYYSLNAVLAQSGLPADWTPPTP, via the coding sequence ATGAAGCTTCGTTCGCACCGTGCCATGACGGCGGCGATCTGCGCCACGACCGTTTCCACCGCACTCGGCACCACCGGCTTCGCCGCGCAGCCCGCCGACCAACACCTGCCGAGTATCGTCGCCCAGTGGGCCGCTGCCTGGAACGGCACCGACGCCCGGACACTCGGCGCCCTGTTCACCGCCGACGGCACCTACACCGACCACGCCGTGGGTGTCACCTTCCACGGCCGCCAGGAGATCGCCGGATGGAAGGCCCGCGCCGACAGTGTCATCGACAACGTCCACGTCACCGTGCGCGCCACCCACCGCGACGGCGACCACCTCACCATCGAGGCCGTCTACTCCGGCCACCTCAAGGGCGCGCCCAAGCCCTTCGCCGTGCCGATGGCCACCCTTCTCGATCTCGACAGCCGCCGACACATCACCGGCGACCAGGATTACTACAGCCTCAACGCCGTCCTCGCCCAGTCCGGCCTACCCGCCGACTGGACCCCGCCCACCCCGTGA